The following are encoded together in the Erwinia sp. E602 genome:
- a CDS encoding YbdD/YjiX family protein — MFDNLGAAKKYLGQAARMLVGIPDYDTYVAHMQANHPDQPAMTYKEFFRERQQARYGGDGKGGMRCC, encoded by the coding sequence ATGTTTGATAACTTAGGCGCGGCAAAAAAGTATCTCGGCCAGGCCGCGCGGATGCTGGTCGGCATCCCCGACTACGATACCTACGTTGCCCATATGCAGGCCAATCATCCGGACCAGCCGGCGATGACCTATAAAGAATTTTTCCGCGAGCGCCAGCAGGCGCGCTACGGCGGCGATGGTAAAGGCGGCATGCGCTGCTGTTAA
- a CDS encoding beta-glucoside-specific PTS transporter subunit IIABC, which translates to MSYLETAQTIINLVGGVNNIEHIEHCSTRLRLSLVDNARVNQPALEKVPGVLGVRVNVQCQVIIGKEVIEIYEAVRQLAEGRQPDAARPGARRQWGPYLIDFVISIFQPLIPAIAGGGVLKSLLLLLDVMGWLTRDNSTWKVLDAIGSAPLYFLPILVAITTATKLRVNILVAVSAVSVLVLPAMSKQLAEGAQFLSFDLLNIAYASQVFPAILCVLFYAQTEKFFNRYSPSALRVFLSPMLSLLVTVPVTLLLLGPLGFELGSGMATVILWLYGKLGFVATALLAAVLPFMVASGMHKPMIPYAVASMSQFGREMLYLPASLAHNIAEAATCFAIYFKSRDRVKKSTALSAGLSALCGITEPALYGITLLNKKALYAVIIGSVIGGGFIGWMAVEAFALVGPGLASISMFVSPTNPANILWALAGAGLAFVVTFVVTLAIWHEEPQATATTPTRVNAFDLNSPAEGTVIPLSSVNDEVFSAGIMGDGIGVIPTHGSLYAPADGTISSLFESGHALSMLTDSGAEIIFHIGIDTIKMEGRNFWPEVTENQHVKAGDLLVRFDLEAIIAAGFDPVVVMVVTNSDRFEVLSPSSDAAVGTQHVMTLKESV; encoded by the coding sequence ATGAGCTATCTGGAAACGGCACAAACAATAATTAACCTGGTTGGCGGTGTGAATAACATCGAACATATCGAGCACTGTTCAACCCGGCTGCGGCTGAGCCTGGTGGATAACGCGCGGGTCAACCAGCCAGCGCTGGAAAAAGTGCCGGGCGTGCTGGGCGTGCGGGTCAACGTCCAGTGTCAGGTGATCATCGGCAAAGAGGTGATTGAGATCTACGAGGCGGTGCGCCAGCTGGCAGAAGGCCGCCAGCCTGACGCGGCCAGACCCGGCGCACGTCGCCAGTGGGGGCCGTATCTGATTGACTTTGTGATCAGCATTTTCCAGCCGCTGATCCCGGCGATTGCCGGCGGCGGCGTGCTGAAATCGCTGCTGCTGCTGCTCGACGTAATGGGCTGGCTGACCCGCGATAACTCCACCTGGAAGGTGCTCGACGCCATCGGCTCCGCCCCGCTCTACTTCCTGCCGATTCTGGTGGCGATCACCACCGCCACCAAACTGCGGGTTAATATTCTGGTGGCGGTCTCGGCGGTGTCGGTGCTGGTGCTGCCGGCGATGTCGAAACAGCTGGCGGAGGGGGCACAGTTCCTGTCGTTCGATCTGCTGAATATCGCCTACGCCTCGCAGGTGTTCCCGGCGATCCTCTGCGTGCTGTTCTACGCCCAGACCGAGAAGTTCTTTAACCGCTACTCGCCGTCGGCGCTGCGGGTGTTCCTGTCACCGATGCTGTCGCTGCTGGTCACCGTACCGGTGACGCTGCTGCTGCTCGGCCCACTCGGCTTTGAACTGGGTTCCGGCATGGCCACGGTGATCCTCTGGCTGTACGGCAAGCTGGGCTTTGTCGCCACCGCGCTGCTGGCCGCCGTGCTGCCATTTATGGTCGCCTCCGGTATGCACAAGCCGATGATCCCCTACGCCGTGGCCTCGATGTCGCAGTTCGGCCGCGAGATGCTCTACCTGCCCGCGTCGCTGGCGCACAATATTGCCGAAGCGGCCACCTGCTTTGCCATCTACTTTAAAAGCCGCGACAGGGTGAAAAAGTCCACCGCGCTGTCGGCCGGGCTCTCCGCGCTGTGCGGCATTACCGAACCGGCGCTGTACGGCATTACGCTGCTGAATAAGAAGGCGCTGTATGCGGTGATTATCGGCAGCGTGATCGGCGGCGGCTTTATCGGCTGGATGGCGGTAGAAGCGTTTGCGCTGGTTGGCCCGGGCCTCGCCAGCATCTCAATGTTCGTCTCACCGACCAATCCGGCCAATATTCTCTGGGCGCTGGCCGGTGCCGGGCTGGCCTTTGTGGTGACCTTTGTTGTCACCCTGGCGATCTGGCATGAGGAGCCGCAGGCAACCGCCACCACGCCGACGCGGGTCAACGCGTTCGATCTCAACAGCCCGGCGGAGGGCACGGTGATCCCGCTCTCCTCGGTCAACGATGAGGTGTTCTCTGCCGGTATTATGGGTGACGGCATCGGCGTTATCCCCACGCACGGATCGCTGTATGCCCCGGCGGACGGCACCATCAGCAGCCTGTTTGAGAGCGGCCATGCGCTCAGTATGCTCACCGACAGCGGAGCTGAGATTATTTTCCACATTGGCATTGATACCATCAAGATGGAAGGCCGCAACTTCTGGCCTGAAGTCACTGAAAATCAGCACGTTAAAGCCGGCGATCTGCTGGTCAGGTTTGACCTTGAAGCGATTATTGCCGCCGGCTTCGATCCGGTGGTGGTGATGGTCGTCACCAACAGCGACCGCTTCGAGGTGCTCTCCCCTTCGTCCGACGCTGCCGTCGGCACTCAGCACGTGATGACCTTAAAGGAGTCAGTATGA
- the yjiA gene encoding GTPase has translation MNPIAVTVLTGFLGAGKTTLLRHILHEQQDYKIAVIENEYGGVAIDDQLIGDRATEIRTLTNGCICCSRANDLEDALLDLLDGLDNGTLAFDRLIIECTGMADPGPIIHTFFSHEVLCQRYLLDGVITLVDAVHAAEQLGRFSLAQAQVGYADRLLLSKTDVAGDSAELVERLQRINARAPVHPVVNGQIDLALLFDTRGFMLEEQVVQPAPRFRFIAPAQPMIASLVVELDYPVELAAVSAAMEELLGGFAQDLLRYKGMLWIADQPCRLLFQGVQRLYSADWDREWQPEETKRSTLVFIGQQLPESQIRGTFEALRPR, from the coding sequence ATGAACCCGATTGCAGTTACGGTACTGACCGGTTTTCTCGGTGCCGGTAAAACCACCCTGTTACGCCATATTCTGCACGAACAGCAGGATTACAAAATTGCCGTGATTGAGAACGAGTACGGCGGCGTGGCGATCGACGACCAGCTGATTGGCGACCGCGCCACGGAAATCAGAACCCTGACCAACGGCTGCATCTGCTGCTCGCGCGCCAACGATCTGGAGGATGCGCTGCTCGACCTGCTCGACGGGCTGGATAACGGCACGCTGGCGTTTGACCGGCTGATTATCGAGTGCACCGGCATGGCCGATCCCGGCCCGATTATTCACACCTTCTTCTCGCACGAGGTGCTGTGCCAGCGCTACCTGCTGGACGGCGTGATTACCCTGGTGGATGCGGTGCACGCCGCTGAACAGCTGGGGCGCTTCAGCCTTGCCCAGGCGCAGGTCGGCTACGCCGACCGTCTGCTGCTGAGCAAAACCGACGTGGCCGGCGACAGCGCGGAGCTGGTTGAACGCCTGCAGCGCATCAACGCCCGCGCCCCGGTCCATCCGGTGGTTAACGGCCAGATCGATCTGGCGCTGCTGTTTGACACCCGCGGCTTTATGCTGGAGGAGCAGGTGGTGCAGCCCGCGCCGCGCTTCCGCTTTATCGCGCCTGCCCAGCCGATGATCGCCTCTCTGGTGGTTGAGCTGGACTACCCGGTGGAACTGGCGGCGGTGTCGGCGGCGATGGAAGAGCTGCTCGGCGGCTTTGCCCAGGATCTGCTGCGTTATAAGGGCATGCTGTGGATCGCCGACCAGCCGTGCCGGCTGCTGTTCCAGGGCGTGCAGCGTCTGTACAGCGCCGACTGGGACCGCGAGTGGCAGCCGGAAGAGACGAAGCGCAGCACGCTGGTGTTTATCGGCCAGCAGCTGCCGGAATCGCAGATCCGCGGCACCTTCGAGGCGCTGCGGCCGCGTTAA
- a CDS encoding sensor histidine kinase translates to MVDFTLVLQLLQQMCVFLVIAWLMSKTRLFIPLMQVTVRLPHKLLCYVTFSIFCILGTYFGLHIEDSIANTRAIGAVMGGLLGGPVVGGLVGLTGGLHRYSLGGMTALSCMLSTFTEGLLGGLLHSYLLKRGRPDRVFSPLTAGGVTLVAELVQMAIILLIARPYQDALHLVKNIAAPMMVANTVGAAMFMRILLDKRAMFEKYTSAFSATALRLAAETEGILRQGFNEENSMKVAQVLYRELDIGAVAITDRDKLLAFTGTGDDHHLPGTPIASDYTWRAIESGEVVYADGNEVPYRCSLHDNCKLGSTLVIPLRGENQRVIGTIKLYEPRNRLFSSINRTLGEGIAQLLSAQILAGQFERQKALLVQSEIKLLHAQVNPHFLFNALNTLVAVIRHDSTQAAQLVQYLSTFFRKNLKRPGDVVTLANELEHVNAYLQIELARFRSQLRVDLRVPESLAQLRLPAFTLQPIVENAIKHGTSQLLGTGVIAIDARTEGEHLLLTVEDNAGLYLPGADGSGLGMSLVDKRLRGRFGDDCGISVSCEPERYTRITLRLPMSA, encoded by the coding sequence ATGGTCGATTTTACTCTGGTGTTACAGCTGCTGCAGCAGATGTGCGTGTTCCTGGTGATCGCCTGGCTGATGAGCAAAACCCGGCTGTTTATCCCGCTGATGCAGGTGACCGTCCGCCTGCCGCACAAGCTGCTGTGCTATGTCACCTTCTCAATCTTCTGCATTCTCGGTACCTATTTCGGCCTGCATATCGAAGACTCGATTGCCAATACCCGCGCCATCGGCGCGGTGATGGGCGGCCTGCTTGGCGGGCCGGTGGTCGGCGGGCTGGTGGGGCTGACCGGCGGCCTGCACCGCTATTCGCTGGGCGGGATGACCGCGCTGAGCTGTATGCTTTCCACCTTTACCGAAGGGCTGCTCGGCGGCCTGTTGCACAGTTACCTGCTTAAACGCGGCCGCCCCGACCGGGTGTTCAGCCCGCTGACCGCCGGCGGCGTGACGCTGGTGGCGGAACTGGTGCAGATGGCGATTATTCTGCTGATCGCCCGCCCGTATCAGGACGCGCTGCACCTGGTGAAAAACATCGCCGCGCCGATGATGGTCGCCAATACCGTCGGCGCGGCGATGTTTATGCGCATCCTGCTCGACAAGCGGGCGATGTTTGAGAAATACACCTCGGCCTTCTCGGCCACCGCGCTGAGGCTGGCGGCAGAAACCGAGGGGATCCTGCGCCAGGGGTTTAACGAAGAGAACAGCATGAAGGTGGCGCAGGTGCTTTATCGCGAACTGGATATCGGCGCGGTGGCGATCACCGATCGCGACAAGCTGCTGGCCTTTACCGGCACCGGTGACGATCATCACCTGCCCGGCACGCCGATCGCCTCGGATTATACCTGGCGGGCGATTGAGAGCGGCGAGGTGGTCTACGCCGACGGTAACGAGGTGCCTTACCGCTGTTCGCTGCATGATAACTGCAAGCTGGGTTCGACGCTGGTGATCCCGCTGCGCGGTGAAAATCAGCGGGTGATCGGCACTATCAAGCTGTATGAGCCGCGCAACCGGCTGTTCAGCTCGATCAACCGCACGCTGGGCGAAGGCATCGCGCAGCTGCTGTCGGCGCAGATCCTGGCCGGGCAGTTTGAGCGGCAGAAGGCGCTGCTGGTGCAGTCGGAGATCAAGCTGCTGCACGCGCAGGTCAATCCGCACTTCCTGTTTAACGCGCTGAATACGCTGGTGGCGGTGATCCGTCATGACAGCACGCAGGCCGCGCAGCTGGTGCAGTATCTGTCGACCTTTTTCCGCAAAAACCTCAAGCGACCGGGCGATGTGGTGACGCTGGCCAACGAGCTGGAGCACGTTAACGCCTATCTGCAGATTGAGCTGGCCCGCTTCCGTTCGCAGCTGCGGGTCGATCTGCGGGTACCGGAGTCACTGGCGCAGCTGCGGCTGCCCGCATTCACCCTGCAGCCGATCGTCGAGAACGCCATCAAGCACGGTACTTCACAGCTGCTGGGGACCGGGGTGATCGCCATTGACGCCCGCACCGAGGGTGAACATCTGCTGCTGACCGTCGAGGATAATGCCGGACTCTATCTACCCGGCGCGGACGGCAGCGGCCTCGGTATGAGCCTGGTCGACAAGCGCCTGCGCGGCCGCTTTGGCGACGACTGCGGCATCAGCGTCAGCTGCGAGCCGGAGCGCTATACGCGCATCACCCTGCGCCTGCCGATGAGCGCCTGA
- the mdtJ gene encoding multidrug/spermidine efflux SMR transporter subunit MdtJ: protein MRYWFLLALAIAFEITGTLSMKWADVNDHHGGYLLMLVMIALSYIFLSFSVKKIALGVAYAMWEGVGILFITLFSVLLFDESVSLMKVAGLATLIAGIALIKTGTRSKTPRAAQTQAGGHHAGV, encoded by the coding sequence ATGCGTTACTGGTTCCTGCTGGCTCTGGCCATTGCTTTTGAAATTACCGGCACCCTGTCGATGAAATGGGCAGATGTAAATGACCACCACGGCGGCTATCTGCTGATGCTGGTGATGATCGCCCTGTCCTATATTTTCCTCTCCTTTTCTGTAAAAAAAATCGCTCTCGGCGTGGCTTACGCCATGTGGGAAGGGGTGGGGATCCTGTTTATTACCCTGTTCAGCGTGCTGTTGTTTGATGAGTCCGTATCACTGATGAAAGTCGCCGGACTGGCCACGCTAATCGCCGGTATTGCGCTGATTAAAACGGGCACCCGCAGTAAAACCCCACGAGCCGCACAGACGCAGGCAGGGGGGCATCATGCAGGCGTTTGA
- a CDS encoding ABC transporter substrate-binding protein produces MSSSVFKRRAVAGALALALLATATSALAEIKTLTDVIGRQVKVDLPAKRVVLGFYFEDYMAVGGEKAFDSVVGLSREAWEGWVPANWAMHVAHRPSLKDIPDVGEVEAQNFSVEKVLSLNPDLLILADWQYQALGADIKRIEKQGIPIAVVDFNAQTVERHVASARVLGTLTGQDARATEIADLYAASLKQVADRVKASGKPQPKVYVEFGNKGPEEYSFTYGKNMWGAMATAAGGNNIATPFVEWWGPLNPEQVLASQPDAIFIAGRENNANPNALPMGQGVKIDDARAKLKGFEQRAGWSGLPAVKNGKVYGVYQGASRTLSDFAMVQYMAKQLYPEQFRDVDPLANYLNYYKKYLPVTPEGTFVVGVK; encoded by the coding sequence ATGTCCTCATCTGTCTTTAAACGCCGTGCTGTTGCCGGTGCGCTGGCGCTTGCCCTGCTGGCAACCGCCACCTCAGCCCTGGCTGAAATCAAAACCCTGACCGACGTCATCGGCCGTCAGGTGAAGGTCGACCTGCCTGCCAAGCGCGTGGTGCTGGGTTTCTACTTTGAAGATTATATGGCCGTGGGCGGTGAGAAAGCCTTTGATTCGGTGGTTGGCCTGTCGCGTGAAGCGTGGGAAGGCTGGGTGCCGGCTAACTGGGCGATGCATGTGGCGCACCGCCCGTCGCTGAAAGACATTCCTGACGTGGGCGAAGTAGAGGCGCAGAACTTCTCGGTGGAGAAGGTGCTGAGCCTTAACCCGGACCTGCTGATCCTCGCCGACTGGCAGTATCAGGCGCTGGGTGCCGATATCAAGCGTATCGAGAAGCAGGGCATTCCGATCGCGGTCGTCGACTTTAACGCGCAGACCGTTGAGCGCCACGTGGCCTCCGCCCGCGTGCTGGGCACGCTGACCGGGCAGGACGCGCGGGCGACGGAAATCGCCGATCTTTATGCGGCGTCGTTGAAACAGGTGGCCGATCGCGTTAAGGCCTCCGGCAAGCCGCAGCCGAAGGTGTACGTCGAGTTTGGCAATAAAGGCCCGGAAGAGTACTCCTTCACCTACGGCAAGAACATGTGGGGCGCGATGGCCACCGCGGCCGGCGGCAACAACATCGCCACGCCGTTTGTTGAGTGGTGGGGGCCACTGAACCCTGAGCAGGTGCTGGCCTCGCAGCCGGATGCTATTTTCATCGCCGGGCGTGAGAACAATGCCAACCCCAATGCGCTGCCGATGGGGCAGGGGGTAAAAATTGACGACGCGCGCGCGAAGCTGAAGGGCTTTGAGCAGCGTGCAGGCTGGAGCGGACTGCCGGCGGTGAAAAACGGCAAGGTGTACGGCGTCTATCAGGGCGCGTCACGTACCCTGTCTGACTTCGCGATGGTGCAGTATATGGCCAAACAGCTCTACCCTGAGCAGTTCAGGGACGTCGATCCGCTGGCTAACTACCTTAACTACTACAAAAAATACCTGCCGGTCACCCCGGAAGGTACCTTTGTGGTCGGCGTTAAGTAA
- a CDS encoding ABC transporter ATP-binding protein yields MIALNGIQVQRGGRTIINGLSTSLAAGQIHVIIGPNGTGKTTLLGALFGELPLATGTIRCGERELTAGKPRGKTLQQWRDGIAYLPQDSTADIGLTVLEVVVLGRLGRLSLHIYDETLDAAMQRLEQAGIGHLAERDIASLSGGQRQMVLFAQVMMREPEVMLLDEPVSALDLKHQLALLNLVRRETRARNWVTVIVLHDLNLACQYADNLLVVAGGQLQAAGRPREVINAQLIGDTYGVEVEILHDRAGNPVVQPLGISAQGDA; encoded by the coding sequence ATGATCGCGCTCAACGGCATTCAGGTGCAGCGCGGTGGCCGCACCATTATCAATGGCCTTAGCACGTCGCTGGCCGCCGGGCAGATCCACGTGATTATCGGCCCCAACGGCACCGGAAAAACCACGCTGCTCGGCGCGCTGTTTGGCGAGCTGCCGCTGGCGACCGGTACGATCCGCTGTGGAGAACGCGAGTTAACCGCCGGCAAGCCGCGCGGAAAAACGCTGCAGCAGTGGCGCGACGGCATCGCCTACCTGCCGCAGGACAGCACGGCGGATATCGGCCTGACGGTGCTGGAGGTGGTGGTGCTCGGGCGGTTGGGCAGGCTGTCGCTGCATATCTATGACGAGACGCTGGACGCGGCGATGCAGCGGCTTGAGCAGGCCGGGATTGGTCATCTGGCCGAACGCGATATCGCTTCGCTCAGCGGTGGACAGCGGCAGATGGTGCTGTTTGCCCAGGTGATGATGCGTGAGCCTGAGGTGATGCTGCTGGATGAACCGGTCAGCGCGCTGGATCTTAAGCATCAGCTGGCGTTGCTCAACCTGGTGCGGCGCGAAACCCGCGCGCGCAACTGGGTAACGGTGATTGTGCTGCACGATCTCAACCTTGCCTGCCAGTACGCGGACAACCTGCTGGTGGTGGCCGGTGGTCAGCTGCAGGCCGCGGGGCGGCCGCGCGAAGTGATTAACGCGCAGCTGATCGGTGACACTTACGGCGTCGAAGTCGAGATCCTGCATGACCGGGCCGGTAACCCGGTGGTGCAGCCGCTGGGGATATCGGCACAGGGTGACGCATAG
- the btsR gene encoding two-component system response regulator BtsR has translation MLNVLIVDDEPLARENLRVLLQDRADITIVGESANAIEAMGAVNRLRPDVVFLDIQMPRISGLEMAGMLDPQQRPWIVFLTAFDEYAVKAFEEHAFDYLLKPVDPARLEKTLARLREVRPLQNIAALEGPEPLKFIPCTGHSRIWLLPMEEVAFVSSRLSGVYVTSQDGREGFTELTLRTLENRTPLVRCHRQHLVNMAHLREIRLEDNGQAELLLRNGQTVPVSRRYLKPLKERLGL, from the coding sequence ATGCTGAATGTACTGATCGTCGATGACGAGCCGCTGGCGCGCGAGAACCTGCGCGTGCTGCTACAGGATCGGGCCGATATTACCATTGTGGGGGAGAGCGCCAACGCCATTGAAGCGATGGGCGCGGTCAACCGGCTGCGGCCGGACGTGGTGTTCCTCGATATTCAGATGCCGCGCATCAGCGGGCTGGAGATGGCCGGTATGCTCGATCCGCAGCAGCGCCCCTGGATCGTGTTTCTGACCGCCTTTGATGAGTACGCGGTGAAGGCGTTTGAGGAGCACGCGTTTGATTACCTGCTTAAGCCGGTCGATCCCGCCCGGCTGGAAAAAACCCTCGCCCGCCTGCGCGAGGTGCGGCCGCTGCAGAATATCGCCGCGCTGGAAGGCCCGGAGCCGCTGAAGTTTATCCCCTGCACCGGCCACAGCCGTATCTGGTTGCTGCCAATGGAGGAGGTGGCGTTTGTCAGCAGCCGGCTGAGCGGCGTGTACGTCACCAGTCAGGACGGCAGGGAGGGCTTTACCGAGCTGACGCTGCGCACGCTGGAGAACCGCACGCCGCTGGTGCGCTGCCACCGTCAGCACCTGGTGAACATGGCGCACCTGCGTGAGATCCGCCTGGAGGATAACGGCCAGGCGGAGCTGCTGCTGCGCAACGGCCAGACGGTGCCGGTCAGCCGCCGTTACCTGAAGCCGCTGAAGGAGCGGCTGGGGTTGTAA
- a CDS encoding iron ABC transporter permease, translated as MPPGGPPLRWRAVRHLTDRFDRAAAAARDFLDTTMTIPSASRNAIAAHRARERKRWRYVLLFLLITAVSLVFDIATGPSMLSPSEVIRSLTGLGERAAMTDAIVRELRLPMALMALVVGAALGAGGAQMQTLLNNPMASPYTLGMAAAAGFGAALSLAFGGFGLNPMFAVPIGAFLFSMIAALFLFMLASMRRVRTETIILGGIALLFLFQSLLSLIQFLSAPELSQQILFWLFGSLTKATWPTLILTAVVTLVCCLLLLADSWQLAALRMGETRARSLGVNVRRLRMKVLVIVAVMTATATSFVGVIGFIGLVAPHIARMVVGEDQRFSLPMSVLSGAMMLSAASVLSKSIVPGALFPVGIVTAIVGVPFLLWLIFAPRRSAL; from the coding sequence ATGCCCCCCGGCGGCCCGCCGCTGCGCTGGCGGGCCGTCCGGCACCTCACCGATCGTTTCGATCGCGCTGCTGCGGCGGCGCGTGATTTTCTGGATACCACCATGACTATTCCCTCTGCCAGCCGCAACGCCATTGCCGCGCACCGCGCGCGCGAACGTAAGCGCTGGCGTTACGTGCTGCTGTTTTTACTGATTACGGCGGTCAGCCTGGTGTTTGATATCGCCACCGGCCCGTCGATGCTCTCACCCTCTGAGGTGATCCGCTCGCTGACCGGGCTGGGCGAACGGGCGGCGATGACCGACGCCATCGTGCGTGAGCTGCGGCTGCCGATGGCGCTGATGGCGCTGGTGGTCGGCGCGGCGCTGGGCGCCGGCGGCGCGCAGATGCAAACCCTGCTGAATAACCCGATGGCCAGCCCCTACACGCTGGGAATGGCGGCCGCGGCCGGTTTTGGTGCCGCGCTCAGCCTGGCGTTTGGCGGTTTCGGGCTGAACCCGATGTTCGCCGTGCCGATCGGCGCGTTTCTGTTTTCAATGATCGCCGCGCTGTTCCTGTTTATGCTGGCCTCGATGCGCCGGGTGCGCACTGAAACCATTATTCTCGGCGGCATCGCGCTGCTGTTCCTGTTCCAGTCGCTGCTGTCGCTGATCCAGTTTCTCTCCGCGCCGGAGCTGTCACAACAGATCCTGTTCTGGCTGTTCGGCAGCCTGACCAAGGCCACCTGGCCAACGTTAATCCTCACCGCCGTAGTTACCCTGGTCTGCTGCCTGCTGTTGCTGGCCGACTCGTGGCAGCTGGCGGCGCTGCGTATGGGCGAAACCCGCGCGCGCAGCCTCGGGGTGAACGTGCGCCGCCTGCGCATGAAGGTGCTGGTGATCGTGGCGGTAATGACCGCCACCGCCACCAGCTTCGTCGGGGTGATCGGCTTTATCGGCCTGGTGGCGCCGCACATTGCGCGCATGGTGGTCGGTGAAGATCAGCGCTTCTCGCTGCCGATGTCGGTGCTGAGCGGCGCGATGATGCTGTCGGCGGCGTCGGTGCTGTCGAAATCGATCGTGCCCGGCGCGCTGTTCCCGGTCGGCATTGTTACGGCGATCGTCGGCGTGCCGTTTTTACTGTGGCTGATCTTCGCCCCGCGCAGGAGTGCCTTATGA
- a CDS encoding chorismate mutase, protein MNIGNSLDELRRQIDTFDSELVKLIAKRATCVKAAAAFKKDSAAVRAPDRVQQVVDKVRLQASEQGLPPEIAESVWRAMIGAFIDYELQQHQHQHQHQHQHQQLTVGKSG, encoded by the coding sequence ATGAATATCGGTAACTCCCTCGACGAACTCCGCCGGCAAATCGACACCTTTGATAGTGAACTGGTGAAACTGATCGCGAAACGCGCGACCTGTGTTAAGGCGGCGGCCGCCTTTAAAAAAGACAGCGCTGCCGTGCGCGCGCCGGACCGCGTGCAGCAGGTGGTGGATAAGGTTCGCCTGCAGGCCAGTGAGCAGGGGCTGCCGCCGGAGATTGCAGAAAGCGTCTGGCGGGCGATGATTGGCGCATTTATCGACTATGAACTGCAACAGCATCAGCATCAGCATCAGCATCAGCATCAGCATCAGCAGCTCACCGTCGGTAAGTCCGGCTGA
- the mdtI gene encoding multidrug/spermidine efflux SMR transporter subunit MdtI has protein sequence MQAFEWVHALWLLVAILLEIAANILLKLSNGFKRKAYGVLSLLGVLAAFSALSQAVKGIDLAVAYALWGGFGLIATIAAGWVMFGQRLNRKGWLGLLLLLAGMVMIKLA, from the coding sequence ATGCAGGCGTTTGAATGGGTACATGCCCTCTGGCTGCTGGTGGCCATTCTGCTTGAAATTGCCGCCAATATCCTGCTAAAACTGTCGAACGGCTTTAAACGTAAGGCTTACGGCGTACTCTCCCTGCTGGGCGTGCTGGCCGCATTCAGCGCATTATCGCAGGCGGTGAAAGGCATCGATCTTGCGGTTGCCTACGCCCTGTGGGGTGGCTTCGGCCTGATAGCGACGATTGCAGCGGGCTGGGTGATGTTTGGTCAGCGCCTGAACCGCAAAGGCTGGCTGGGTCTGCTGTTGCTGCTGGCCGGAATGGTGATGATTAAGCTGGCCTGA